DNA from Elusimicrobiaceae bacterium:
CCTTAATCATTACACTGTCGGCCAAAGACATACGATGGTTGCGCGCGCCACCGCAACGAACGGCATATTTATCCAACTTGCGCATGCCCGGCTGGCTTTTGCGTGTATCCACCATCATCACTCCGTAAGGCTTAGTAATTTCGGCATATTCGCGGCTGGCAGTAGCAATACCGCTCATACGTTGCATGAAATTTAATGCAGTCCGCTCCCCCTTTAAAATACTTAAAGTCGGTCCTTCCAATTCTAAAACTTTTTCACCTTTTTTAACAAAATCTCCATCTTTTTTTAAGGGAGTAAAAACGACATTTTCATCGACATACCAAAAAGTCTGACGGGCTATATCCATACCGCACAACACCAAATCTTCTTTAGCCACAATAACGGCACGAGCGCTATCTTGCTCCGTAAAAATATTATCAGAGGTAATATCCCCCAGTCCCAAATCTTCTTCAATGGCCAATTGTATAATTTTTTCAATAATCATTTGCTTAACTCAAACATTTTTTGTAAAGATTTTTGTGCACGGGCTATCACGTCACTCGATAGAGAAACTATTTGCTCCGGCTGAGGCTCTAACAAAGCCTGAAAAGTATTTTCCAACGTGTTTTGCTTCATATATTGGCACGTACCGAACGGCCAAACAAATTGCTTATCTGTAAAGGCGGCTTCCAAACGATTCACCAACCCTTGCTCCGTCAACATGCCAAAAATCTTGGCAGGGCTTTTGCTTACGTAGTCTTGCATCGCTTTGGTGCTGCCCACATAGTCGCACGCGGCACAAACTTGCGGCTGACACTCAGGGTGACAAATAACCACAATATCAGGATATTGCGCACGTAATTTTTGCACGTCTTCTACGCTATAGCGATCATGCACGCAGCAACTTCCGCCTGCGGCAATAATTTTTTTAGGATTTCCGCGTCGTTTCAACTCTTGCTCTATGTTTTGAGCCATTAACAAATCCGGCACGAAAATCAATTCTTTTTGGGGCAATCTTTCCGCAATATCAAAGACATTGCCGGAGGTGACACAAACATCACATTCTGCTTTTACCTCTGCAGTACTATTAACGTAGCAGAGTACCGCAACATCAGGATATTCTCTTTTTAGTCGGCGCACTTCTTCAGCAGTAATAGCATCGGCCAAACTACAGCCAGCTTTTCCCGCCGGAATAATAACGTGCTTACAAGGATTTAAAATTTTAGCCGTTTCTGCCATAAACCAAACACCGGCGAAAATAATTTTTTCTTCGCGCACTTCTTTTGCTTTCAAACTTAATGCATAAGAGTCTCCGCTAAAATCAGCCACACCCAACACTAATTCCGGCACTGTATAAGAGTGGGCTAAAATAACGGCATTTTGCTCTTTTTTAATTTGGTTAATGGAAAGGGTGTAAGGAGCAATTTGAAGACAGTCGGCATAGGTCCATTTTCGCCCTTCTAAATGCGAAACAGAACCCAAAAGCCCATAGAGTCTATGGGCTTCTTGTGTTAAAAGTTCTTCTTTGTTTGGAAGTTCAAAAGACATCTTATAAATCAGCCTCTTCATCCGGCAAGGCTTCCTGGTCCGTCACCGGAGCAGTGACATCAGCTGAAAGCTGATTTCCTTCTCCGTCTACTACTGTCTTTTTAACAGACATCGTGCGGTTGGGTCTTTGATTTTTTTGATGTGTAGTACTTTGAATATAAGAAACGCCACTGACCTGTTCTTCATAAGCGCTGACGCGTTCATAACTATCATTAGGCACGATAAGGTTATCAAATTCTTGGTCTACAATCTGATACTTGGCATACTGGTCGGACAATCCTTCAGATTGGGTCGAGGTGGTGGAACAACCCACCGCAAAAGCACCTATTACTGCCAAAAGAA
Protein-coding regions in this window:
- the nadC gene encoding carboxylating nicotinate-nucleotide diphosphorylase, yielding MIEKIIQLAIEEDLGLGDITSDNIFTEQDSARAVIVAKEDLVLCGMDIARQTFWYVDENVVFTPLKKDGDFVKKGEKVLELEGPTLSILKGERTALNFMQRMSGIATASREYAEITKPYGVMMVDTRKSQPGMRKLDKYAVRCGGARNHRMSLADSVMIKDNHIAAAGSITAAVKRIKESIGHTPKVEVEVTNMAQINEALEAGADIIMLDNMTPAQAAEAVKWIAGRALVEISGGINKENLAAYCQAKPDVISSGALTHSVPSKDLSLKITEYIK
- the nadA gene encoding quinolinate synthase NadA, which produces MKRLIYKMSFELPNKEELLTQEAHRLYGLLGSVSHLEGRKWTYADCLQIAPYTLSINQIKKEQNAVILAHSYTVPELVLGVADFSGDSYALSLKAKEVREEKIIFAGVWFMAETAKILNPCKHVIIPAGKAGCSLADAITAEEVRRLKREYPDVAVLCYVNSTAEVKAECDVCVTSGNVFDIAERLPQKELIFVPDLLMAQNIEQELKRRGNPKKIIAAGGSCCVHDRYSVEDVQKLRAQYPDIVVICHPECQPQVCAACDYVGSTKAMQDYVSKSPAKIFGMLTEQGLVNRLEAAFTDKQFVWPFGTCQYMKQNTLENTFQALLEPQPEQIVSLSSDVIARAQKSLQKMFELSK